The Corylus avellana chromosome ca8, CavTom2PMs-1.0 genome has a segment encoding these proteins:
- the LOC132190217 gene encoding protein PHOX1-like: MGKPTGKKKNQLEQKHGNANGKPSKPSDRTSKAMDEDTAIFINMSQELKEEGNKLFYKRDHEGAMLKYEKALKLLPRTHIDVAHLRCNMASCYMQLGLGEYPRAINECNLALEVSQKFSKALLKRGRCYEALNRLDLALRDVNTVLSMEPNNITALETVERLRKTISEKGIDVDEKVIGLTHVEQPSALKLGKVAKEKLKKKKSRRDELKAEDKAVVQEKVSAVKDKEVIAKTVEEEKVVMEPVKEQKVVTKTVKLVFGEDIRRGELPVNCSMKLVREIIQDRFPGLKGVLVKYRDQEGDLVTITTTDELRLAESSGDSEGSLRLYVAEVSADQEPVYEGMNDEEEVHENGSKSSNLVENGDVGNGKEVERGLSTIEDWIIQFARLFKNHVGFDSDSYLDLHELGMKLYSEAMEDTVTNEDAQQLFEMAADKFQEMAALALFNWGNVHLSRARKRVFLSEDSSRESVLEQIKAAYEWAHKEYVKAEKKYEEALKIKPDFYEGYLALGQQQFEQSKLCWYYAVGRKTELETGPSSEVLQLYNKAEDSMEKGMLMLEEMEERRLNGLSKSEKYEENLQKMGLDGLFQDISAEEAAEQAANMKSQIYLLWGTLLYERSIVEYKLELPTWEECLEVAVEKFELAGASPTDIAVMVKNHSSNETALEGLGFKIDEIIQAWNEMYDAKRWQFGAPSFRLEPLFRRRVPKLHSVLEHA, from the exons ATGGGAAAGCCAacagggaagaagaagaatcagcTAGAACAAAAGCATGGCAATGCAAACGGAAAGCCAAGCAAGCCCTCCGATCGAACCTCGAAAGCCATGGATGAGGACACAGCAATCTTCATCAACATGTCCCAAGAGCTCAAAGAAGAAGGTAACAAACTCTTTTACAAGCGTGACCACGAGGGCGCCATGTTGAAATATGAAAAGGCCCTCAAACTCTTACCTAGGACTCACATTGATGTTGCACATCTGCGTTGCAATATGGCTTCTTGTTATATGCAATTGGGTCTCGGTGAGTACCCTCGAGCAATCAATGAATGCAATTTAGCTTTAGAAGTGTCGCAGAAATTTAGTAAAGCACTGTTGAAGAGAGGCAGGTGTTATGAGGCTTTGAATCGATTGGATTTGGCGTTGAGAGATGTTAATACTGTTTTGAGTATGGAACCTAATAATATTACGGCTTTGGAGACTGTGGAGAGGTTGCGAAAGACGATTAGCGAAAAGGGTATTGATGTTGATGAGAAAGTGATTGGTTTGACTCATGTGGAGCAGCCCAGTGCTTTAAAGTTGGGTAAAGTGGcgaaagagaaattaaaaaagaagaagagtaggAGAGATGAATTGAAGGCAGAGGATAAGGCTGTTGTGCAAGAGAAGGTGAGTGCTGTTAAGGATAAGGAAGTGATTGCGAAGACAGTGGAGGAAGAGAAAGTAGTTATGGAGCCTGTTAAGGAACAAAAAGTGGTTACAAAGACAGTGAAGTTGGTGTTTGGGGAGGATATTAGGAGGGGGGAGTTACCAGTTAATTGTAGCATGAAGTTGGTAAGGGAGATAATTCAGGATAGGTTTCCAGGACTGAAGGGTGTTCTTGTGAAGTACAGGGATCAAGAGGGTGATTTGGTTACAATCACTACTACGGATGAGCTGAGGTTGGCTGAATCATCTGGTGACTCAGAAGGGTCTCTTAGGTTGTATGTTGCAGAAGTAAGTGCTGATCAGGAGCCGGTCTATGAGGGAATGAACGATGAGGAGGAGGTGCATGAGAATGGTAGTAAATCAAGTAATCTTGTTGAAAATGGGGATGTGGGGAACGGAAAAGAAGTTGAAAGAGGGTTGTCTACTATTGAGGACTGGATTATACAGTTTGCACGATTGTTCAAGAACCATGTTGGGTTTGATTCTGATTCGTACTTGGATCTTCATGAGCTAGGCATGAAGCTATACTCAGAGGCTATGGAGGACACTGTGACAAATGAGGATGCTCAACAACTGTTTGAAATGGCTGCAGATAAGTTCCAAGAGATGGCAGCTTTGGCATTGTTCAATTGGGGGAATGTTCACTTGTCCAGGGCAAGGAAGAGGGTATTCCTATCAGAAGATAGTTCGAGGGAATCTGTACTTGAGCAGATTAAGGCTGCATATGAGTGGGCACATAAAGAGTACGTGAAGGCTGAAAAGAAGTATGAAGAAGCTCTAAAAATCAAACCAGACTTTTATGAAGGTTATCTTGCACTTGGGCAACAGCAATTTGAGCAGTCAAAGCTCTGTTGGTACTATGCAGTTGGGAGAAAGACTGAATTAGAGACTGGGCCTTCCTCAGAGGTCTTACAGCTATATAACAAGGCTGAAGACAGCATGGAGAAAGGCATGCTGATGTTGGAAGAGATGGAGGAGCGGCGTCTAAATGGACTCTCCAAATCAgagaaatatgaagaaaatttgCAGAAAATGGGGTTGGATGGTCTATTTCAAGATATTTCTGCCGAGGAAGCTGCAGAGCAGGCTGCGAACATGAAATCACAGATATACCTCTTATGGGGCACCTTGCTTTATGAGCGTTCAATTGTGGAATATAAGCTAGAATTACCAACTTGGGAAGAGTGTTTAGAGGTTGCGGTTGAGAAGTTTGAACTTGCGGGAGCTTCTCCAACAGATATAGCTGTTATGGTAAAGAACCACAGTTCTAATGAAACAGCCTTGGAAG GTCTTGGATTCAAAATTGATGAGATAATTCAAGCCTGGAATGAGATGTACGATGCTAAGAGGTGGCAGTTTGGTGCTCCATCTTTTCGGCTTGAACCTTTGTTTCGTAGGCGGGTTCCAAAGCTTCATTCTGTCTTGGAGcatgcttga